The following proteins are co-located in the Candidatus Accumulibacter cognatus genome:
- the greA gene encoding transcription elongation factor GreA: protein MSKIPVTVNGAEKLRAELHNLKTVERPRAIAAIAEARSHGDLSENAEYDAAKERQGFVEGRIKEIESKLANAQIIDPKLLDADGRCVFGATLDLEDQETGLGVSYQIVGEDEADIKEGKISINSPIARALIGKFAGDIAEVQAPGGVREYEIIEVRYE from the coding sequence TGCCGAGAAACTTCGCGCAGAACTGCATAATCTGAAAACCGTCGAACGACCACGCGCCATCGCAGCGATTGCAGAGGCGCGTTCGCACGGTGATCTCTCGGAGAATGCCGAGTACGATGCCGCCAAGGAACGGCAGGGATTCGTCGAAGGTCGCATCAAGGAAATCGAGAGCAAACTCGCCAATGCACAGATCATCGACCCGAAGCTACTCGACGCCGACGGGCGTTGCGTTTTCGGGGCAACGCTCGATCTCGAGGATCAGGAAACTGGCCTTGGCGTCAGCTATCAGATTGTTGGCGAGGACGAGGCCGACATCAAGGAGGGCAAGATTTCGATCAACTCGCCGATCGCCCGTGCACTGATCGGCAAGTTTGCAGGCGACATCGCTGAGGTGCAGGCTCCCGGTGGTGTTCGCGAGTACGAAATCATCGAAGTCCGCTACGAATAG
- a CDS encoding DUF4149 domain-containing protein: MRRLADALYDVALTLWVGGLWAMGYVVAPTLFVALSGDRQTAGMLAGRLFELIGWVGLVCAIYLLSFMLLRSGSVVMRRWRFWLLLLMFVLTAVSLFGLQPLLAQLKADALPREVMESVLRNRFAAWHGVSSILYLVQSLLGLLLVTSGGRSGR, encoded by the coding sequence ATGCGACGCCTTGCGGATGCTCTGTACGATGTAGCGCTGACCCTCTGGGTTGGCGGCCTGTGGGCGATGGGCTATGTTGTGGCTCCGACGCTGTTCGTCGCGTTGAGTGGCGACCGTCAAACGGCAGGCATGCTCGCTGGCAGGCTCTTCGAACTGATTGGCTGGGTGGGCCTGGTTTGTGCGATCTACCTGTTGTCGTTCATGTTGCTGCGTAGTGGTAGTGTGGTCATGCGGCGCTGGCGCTTCTGGTTGCTGCTATTGATGTTCGTGCTCACCGCGGTCAGTCTGTTTGGATTACAGCCGCTATTGGCGCAGCTCAAAGCCGACGCCTTGCCGCGCGAAGTGATGGAGAGCGTGCTGCGGAACCGCTTCGCCGCCTGGCATGGCGTTTCCAGTATTCTCTACCTCGTCCAAAGCTTACTTGGCTTGCTGCTTGTGACCAGTGGCGGGCGTAGTGGCCGATAA
- a CDS encoding YhbY family RNA-binding protein translates to MLNLSSDERRALRARTHSLHPVVSISHRGLCESVVKEIDASLASHGLIKIRVYHDDREVREDFLLTLCEQLDAAPVQHIGKLLVIWRPTAEKSAQAARSRPVDRRSSKRSYQSSSER, encoded by the coding sequence ATGCTCAACCTCAGTTCTGACGAACGCCGTGCCCTGCGTGCCCGTACGCATTCCCTGCATCCTGTGGTCTCGATCAGCCATAGAGGTCTCTGCGAGTCGGTCGTCAAGGAGATCGATGCCAGTCTCGCCAGTCACGGACTGATCAAGATCCGGGTCTATCACGATGACCGGGAAGTTCGTGAGGACTTCCTCTTGACACTTTGTGAGCAGCTCGACGCAGCGCCAGTCCAGCATATCGGCAAACTGTTAGTGATCTGGCGTCCGACGGCGGAAAAGTCAGCCCAGGCTGCACGTTCCAGACCCGTTGATCGGCGCTCCAGCAAGCGCAGCTACCAGAGCAGTTCGGAGCGCTGA
- a CDS encoding 23S rRNA methyltransferase — translation MNRSRSSNAWLREHVNDAYVQRARAEGFRSRAAYKLVEIDDKDRLIHPGDVVVDLGATPGGWSQVATKRMHGRGHVIAVDLLEMVPLRGVTFVQGDFREQEVLDVLGKLLEGEKVGLILSDMSPNISGIPACDQARGTYLAELALEFARNWLKPDGAFLVKFFQGDGFTDFMLEMRKNFELVSVRKPGASRDRSREVYLLGRTLKA, via the coding sequence ATGAATCGAAGTAGATCGAGCAATGCCTGGCTGCGTGAGCACGTAAACGATGCCTATGTGCAGCGGGCGAGGGCTGAAGGCTTCCGCTCGCGTGCCGCCTACAAGCTGGTCGAGATTGATGACAAGGACCGTCTTATCCACCCTGGAGACGTGGTCGTTGACCTGGGGGCGACCCCAGGCGGCTGGTCGCAGGTCGCCACGAAGAGGATGCATGGCCGAGGTCACGTCATCGCCGTCGATCTGCTGGAGATGGTGCCTTTGCGCGGTGTAACCTTTGTCCAGGGTGATTTCCGCGAGCAGGAAGTGCTCGATGTTCTCGGAAAACTGCTGGAAGGTGAGAAAGTCGGGCTTATTCTTTCCGACATGTCGCCTAATATATCTGGCATCCCTGCCTGCGACCAGGCCCGCGGCACGTACCTCGCCGAACTGGCTCTGGAGTTTGCTCGCAACTGGCTGAAACCAGACGGCGCTTTCCTGGTCAAATTTTTCCAGGGTGATGGTTTTACCGATTTCATGTTGGAGATGCGAAAAAATTTCGAATTGGTATCCGTGCGTAAGCCGGGCGCATCGCGCGATCGCAGTCGGGAAGTATATCTGCTGGGCAGGACCTTAAAAGCGTGA